One region of Cydia fagiglandana chromosome 15, ilCydFagi1.1, whole genome shotgun sequence genomic DNA includes:
- the LOC134671582 gene encoding uncharacterized protein LOC134671582 produces the protein MFPLLLIIVTQVSADFTTEEIQFLNELPLDKLLRLKTSLQDMVTARYENVTTPTPSYLERFGAQAMAVKAPPIKRGDYEEIEHKKESKISHLFSMSVTTLAFLAFGGYLLCLIVQAVKAKQQYPFPPPTAPTPQTFVLSAGIKKRPQTQFASYGRRKRESREVRRLRNVELQPEELFSALVQLCEGYAKWSEGRLSHGL, from the coding sequence ATGTTTCCACTCCTACTGATAATCGTCACGCAAGTTTCAGCCGATTTCACTACGGAGGAAATACAATTTCTGAACGAGCTGCCTTTAGACAAACTGTTGAGACTGAAGACGTCGCTACAAGATATGGTCACAGCGCGTTATGAGAACGTTACTACGCCAACGCCTTCATATTTGGAGCGATTTGGGGCTCAGGCAATGGCTGTGAAAGCGCCGCCGATAAAGAGAGGAGATTACGAAGAGATTGAGCATAAGAAGGAAAGTAAGATCAGCCATTTATTCTCAATGTCTGTGACGACGTTGGCTTTCCTGGCTTTCGGGGGTTATCTGCTTTGCCTTATAGTTCAAGCCGTGAAGGCGAAGCAGCAGTATCCGTTCCCGCCTCCAACGGCGCCGACGCCGCAGACGTTTGTTTTAAGCGCGGGGATAAAGAAGAGACCGCAGACCCAGTTCGCGAGTTATGGAAGGAGAAAGAGGGAGAGTAGAGAAGTGAGGAGGCTGAGGAATGTGGAGTTGCAGCCGGAGGAGCTGTTCTCGGCGCTGGTGCAGTTGTGTGAAGGATACGCGAAGTGGAGTGAAGGAAGATTGAGCCATGgattataa